A genomic stretch from Erigeron canadensis isolate Cc75 chromosome 9, C_canadensis_v1, whole genome shotgun sequence includes:
- the LOC122583370 gene encoding putative disease resistance RPP13-like protein 1, translated as MAEIIVSAVVTLLIEKLTAELMNLARSEGLETQLKKLKQNFLLIEAVLADSAQKQNQKPVALWLIELQDLAYDIDDVLDDMATEVLRRKLNHQVSHDSTRASCSKLSKFVPTCCTNNFSPRNFMYGRKIRSKLDEVNTRLDELVEQKNKLGLDLNVKLERSNKNKSDVRFHQTSSVNESKVLGRENDKEALIGRLLGNEEASSNQKVISVVSVVGMGGLGKTTLAQLLYNDKRVKDHFELMAWVCVSDDFDMFNISKQIYQAIGGEHKDFANLDLLSVALKEKLAGKRFLVVLDDVWNEDDKKWDLLRSAFDVGAHESKFLVTTRNKEVASVMDCFQPYILEILSDDIALSLFAKSALDEQNFDKHPSLKSVAQAIVKKCDGLPLALVTLGKVLKRKESDDEWEALLNSEIWNLDDESGILPALKLSYYDLPSHLKQVFAYCFLFPKDYEFERKKLVLLWMAQGFVSQTKGKNQPIESLGDKYFEELLSRSFFQPFRKDGSRYIMHDLMNDLATSVAVEFFFRLDENMELNDRNKAYEKFRHFSFIGQQRVTEHKMFKELHKARCLRTFLPLSVGRWKFITLDNVTLDLLSHLNFLRVLSLTNESITEVPRSIGNLKHLRYLNFSNTDIQGIPEQVSELYNLQCLLVGDCYKLSSLPVSFVKLINLRHLDMTYTPLLNKLPLGIGGLTSLQTLSKVIIEEGNGFKISELKGLSDLQGELSIECLEKVIQPTDANDAKLQQKTGLYELNMRWSDVFDGFRDPAIEYEVLERLRAPSKLKTLRILFYGELPTLGHLSSLRKLYLSRMKAVQTVGIELLAHTKPFHGDAFPSLESLEVEDMQCLEKWSTSGGDGVETPRSFLRLRGISIIRCPKLDKVSFGLVPSLEKLTVEGCPEAVLRDLVGGSSSIRTLKLG; from the exons ATGGCTGAAATCATTGTTAGTGCTGTTGTGACTCTGCTCATTGAGAAGCTCACAGCTGAGTTGATGAACCTTGCACGATCTGAAGGACTCGAAACTCAGCTAAAGAAACTCAAGCAAAACTTTCTCCTGATTGAAGCCGTGCTTGCTGATTCAGCCCAGAAACAGAACCAGAAACCTGTTGCATTGTGGCTGATCGAGCTCCAGGATCTGGCTTATGACATAGACGATGTGCTTGACGATATGGCTACCGAAGTTCTGAGGCGAAAGTTGAATCATCAAGTGTCACATGATAGCACCCGCGCTAGTTGTAGTAAGTTATCGAAATTTGTCCCAACTTGTTGTACTAATAATTTCAGTCCTCGTAACTTCATGTATGGACGTAAGATTAGATCTAAGTTAGATGAGGTTAACACTAGATTGGATGAGCTTGTTGAGCAGAAAAATAAGCTAGGTTTGGATTTGAATGTGAAACTTGAAAGATCGAATAAGAATAAATCAGATGTACGATTCCATCAAACTTCATCTGTTAATGAGTCCAAAGTTTTGGGTCGGGAAAACGATAAAGAGGCATTGATTGGGCGGTTGCTGGGGAACGAAGAAGCGAGCAGTAATCAAAAGGTGATCAGCGTTGTGTCGGTTGTTGGTATGGGTGGCCTTGGAAAAACAACTCTCGCCCAACTTTTGTACAACGATAAGAGAGTGAAGGATCACTTTGAACTCATGGCATGGGTTTGTGTTTCCGATGACTTTGATATGTTCAATATCAGTAAGCAAATTTATCAAGCTATAGGAGGGGAACACAAAGACTTTGCTAATCTGGATCTGCTATCTGTTGCCCTTAAAGAAAAACTTGCAGGGAAAAGGTTCCTTGTTGTTTTAGACGATGTTTGGAATGAAGATGACAAGAAATGGGATCTTCTTAGAAGTGCTTTTGATGTGGGGGCACATGAGAGTAAATTTCTGGTGACCACGCGGAACAAGGAGGTTGCATCAGTGATGGACTGTTTTCAACCTTATATACTAGAGATTTTATCAGATGATATAGCTCTATCTTTATTTGCTAAATCTGCACTTGATGAGCAAAACTTTGACAAACACCCATCACTTAAATCCGTTGCTCAAGCAATCGTTAAGAAGTGTGATGGGTTGCCCTTGGCTTTGGTAACTCTTGGGAAGGTCTTGAAACGAAAAGAAAGTGATGATGAATGGGAGGCATTGCTGAATAGCGAAATTTGGAACCTAGATGATGAAAGTGGCATTCTTCCGGCTCTCAAGTTAAGCTACTATGACCTCCCTTCGCATCTAAAGCAAGTGTTTGCATATTGCTTCTTATTTCCAAAGGACTATGAGTTTGAAAGGAAGAAACTAGTCCTATTGTGGATGGCACAAGGGTTTGTGTCCCAAACAAAGGGCAAAAATCAACCAATTGAGAGTTTGGGTGACAAGTATTTCGAAGAGTTACTCTCAAGGTCCTTTTTTCAGCCTTTTAGGAAAGATGGATCACGGTATATAATGCACGACTTGATGAATGACTTGGCCACAAGTGTTGCAGTAGAGTTTTTCTTTAGGTTGGATGAGAATATGGAGTTAAACGATAGGAATAAAGCTTATGAAAAGTTTCGTCACTTTTCATTCATAGGTCAACAACGAGTTACAGAGCATAAAATGTTCAAGGAATTACACAAAGCAAGATGCTTGCGAACGTTCTTACCATTGTCAGTTGGTCGGTGGAAATTTATAACATTGGACAATGTTACTTTAGATTTACTCTCCCACTTAAACttcctaagggtgttaagcttaACGAATGAGTCAATCACAGAGGTACCACGTTCCATTGGTAATTTGAAGCATCTAAGGTACCTCAATTTTTCAAATACCGACATCCAAGGAATACCCGAACAAGTGAGCGAATTATATAATCTACAATGCTTGTTGGTTGGTGACTGTTATAAGTTATCTAGCTTGCCAGTGAGTTTTGTAAAGCTAATAAACTTGCGACATCTTGACATGACTTATACTCCGTTATTGAACAAGTTGCCTTTGGGGATCGGTGGATTGACGAGTCTACAAACATTATCCAAGGTTATCATAGAAGAAGGTAACGGTTTTAAAATATCTGAGCTTAAGGGCCTGTCAGATCTCCAAGGCGAGCTTTCCATCGAGTGCTTGGAGAAAGTGATACAACCAACAGATGCAAACGATGCAAAGTTACAACAAAAAACAGGTCTTTATGAACTGAATATGAGATGGAGTGATGTTTTCGATGGTTTTCGGGATCCAGCTATTGAATATGAGGTACTTGAAAGGCTAAGGGCTCCCTCGAAGCTGAAAACACTGCGCATTTTATTCTACGGTG AATTACCAACGCTTGGGCATCTAAGTTCACTTCGGAAGTTGTATTTGAGTCGTATGAAAGCGGTGCAGACTGTGGGTATTGAGTTACTAGCACATACTAAACCTTTTCATGGCGATGCATTTCCGTCACTTGAATCCTTGGAAGTTGAGGATATGCAATGTCTGGAGAAATGGTCGACcagtggtggtgacggtgtcgAGACTCCTCGATCATTTCTTAGACTTCGTGGAATTTCAATTATAAGGTGTCCGAAACTTGATAAGGTATCATTTGGATTGGTACCATCACTTGAGAAATTAACTGTAGAAGGATGTCCTGAAGCAGTGTTGAGAGACTTGGTTGGTGGGTCTTCATCAATCCGTACATTGAAGTTGGGCTGA
- the LOC122583371 gene encoding putative disease resistance RPP13-like protein 1 translates to MAEIIVSAVVTVLIEKLTAELMNLARSEGLETQLKKLKQNFLLIEAVLADSAQKQNQKPVALWLIELQDLAYDIDDVLDDMATEVLRRKLNHQVSHDSTRTTCIKLSKFVPTCCTNNFSPRNFMYGRKISSKLDEVNTRLDELVDQKNKLGLDLNVKLERSNKNKSDVRFHQTSSVNESKVLGRENDKEALVGRLLGNEEASGNQKVIRVVSVVGMGGLGKTTLAQLLYNDKRVKDHFELMAWVCVSDDFDVFNISKQIYQAVGGENKEYTNLDLLSVALKEKLSGKRFLVVLDDNWNEDDKKWDLLRSAFDVGAHGSKFLVTTRNKKVASVMDCFQPLFAQSALDEQNFDRHPSLKSIAQGIVKKCDGLPLALVTIGKVLKRKESDDEWEALLNSEIWNLDDESGILPALKLSYYDLPSHLKQVFAYCSLFPKDYEFERKKLVLLWMAQGFVSQTKGKNQPIESLGDKYFEELLSRSFFLPLANYESRYIMHDLMNDLAASVAVEFFFRLDENMELNNRTEAYEKFRHVSFIGQQRVAKHKKFKELQKARRLRTFLPVSIGWGKFKTLDDVTTELIPHLNFLRVLSLTNKSITEVPHSIGNLKHLRYLNFSNTDIQGIPEQVSELYNLQCLLVRGCRKLSSLPVSFVKLINLRHLDMTYTPLLNKLPLGIGGLTSLQTLSKVIIEEGNGFKISELKGLFDLQGELSIECLEKVIQPTEANDAKLQQKTGLYELNMRWSDVCDGFRDPAIEYEVFERLRAPSKLKILSISFYNGMKFPSWIGNPKSFNHLTELRLIGCENCTELPTLGHLSSLRQLRLSNMKAVQTVGIELLAHTKPFHGDAFPSLEYLEVEDMQCLEKWSTSGGDGVETPQSFLRLREISIKRCAKLDKVSFGLVPSLEKLTVEGCPEVVLRDLVGGSSSIRTLKLDAIKGLTQLDREILKHFGAVEDLTIWNCDELRYLWESESEDCRYLGSLQKLYVYHCPKLESINKGEKEVVHVESSIIMGSLRKVRLWNCDALEIYRCPNSVESLDIHSCDSITSLSFSNLQEEEDLPSSSSSSNLKFLNIGNCKNIKSISQEHLQSLTSCDI, encoded by the coding sequence ATGGCTGAAATCATTGTTAGTGCTGTTGTGACTGTGCTCATTGAGAAGCTCACAGCTGAGTTGATGAACCTTGCACGATCTGAAGGACTCGAAACTCAGCTAAAGAAACTCAAGCAAAACTTTCTCCTGATTGAAGCCGTGCTTGCTGATTCAGCCCAGAAACAGAACCAGAAGCCTGTTGCATTGTGGCTGATCGAGCTCCAGGATCTGGCTTATGACATAGACGATGTACTCGACGATATGGCTACCGAAGTTCTGAGGCGAAAGTTGAATCATCAAGTGTCACATGATAGCACCCGCACTACTTGTATTAAGTTATCGAAATTTGTCCCAACTTGTTGTACTAATAATTTCAGTCCTCGTAACTTCATGTATGGACGTAAGATTAGTTCTAAGTTAGATGAGGTTAACACTAGATTGGATGAGCTTGTTGATCAAAAAAATAAGCTAGGTTTGGATTTGAATGTGAAACTTGAAAGATCGAATAAGAATAAATCAGATGTACGATTCCATCAAACTTCATCTGTTAATGAGTCCAAAGTTTTGGGTCGGGAAAACGATAAAGAGGCATTGGTTGGGCGGTTGCTGGGGAACGAAGAAGCGAGTGGTAATCAAAAGGTGATCAGAGTTGTGTCAGTTGTTGGTATGGGTGGCCTTGGAAAAACAACTCTCGCCCAACTTTTGTACAACGATAAGAGAGTGAAGGATCACTTTGAACTCATGGCATGGGTTTGTGTTTCCGATGACTTTGATGTGTTCAATATTAGTAAGCAAATTTATCAAGCTGTGGGTGGGGAAAACAAAGAATATACTAATCTGGATCTGCTTTCTGTTGCCCTTAAAGAAAAACTTTCAGGGAAAAGGTTCCTTGTTGTTTTAGACGACAATTGGAATGAAGACGACAAGAAATGGGATCTTCTTAGAAGTGCTTTTGATGTTGGGGCACATGGAAGTAAATTTCTGGTGACCACACGGAACAAGAAGGTTGCATCAGTGATGGACTGTTTTCAACCTTTATTTGCTCAATCTGCACTCGATGAGCAAAACTTTGACAGACATCCATCACTTAAATCTATTGCTCAAGGGATCGTTAAGAAGTGTGATGGATTGCCCTTGGCTTTGGTAACCATCGGGAAGGTCTTGAAACGAAAAGAAAGTGATGATGAATGGGAGGCATTGCTGAATAGCGAAATTTGGAATTTAGATGATGAAAGTGGCATTCTTCCGGCTCTCAAGTTAAGCTACTATGACCTCCCTTCGCATCTAAAGCAAGTGTTTGCATATTGTTCCTTATTTCCAAAGGACTATGAGTTTGAAAGGAAGAAACTAGTCTTATTGTGGATGGCACAAGGGTTTGTGTCCCAAACAAAGGGCAAGAACCAACCAATTGAGAGTTTGGGTGACAAGTATTTCGAAGAGCTACTATCAAGGTCCTTTTTTCTGCCTTTAGCGAATTATGAATCACGATATATAATGCACGACTTGATGAATGATTTGGCCGCAAGTGTTGCAGTAGAGTTTTTCTTTAGGTTGGATGAGAATATGGAGTTAAACAATAGAACTGAAGCTTATGAAAAGTTTCGTCACGTTTCATTCATAGGTCAACAACGAGTTGCAAAGCATAAAAAGTTCAAGGAATTACAAAAAGCTAGACGTTTGCGAACATTCTTACCCGTGTCCATTGGTTGGGGgaaatttaaaacattggaCGATGTCACTACAGAATTAATTCCCCACTTAAACTTCCTGAGGGTGCTAAGTTTAACGAATAAGTCAATCACCGAAGTACCACATTCCATTGGTAATCTGAAGCATCTAAGGTACCTCAATTTTTCAAATACCGACATCCAAGGAATACCCGAACAAGTGAGTGAATTATATAATCTACAATGCTTGTTAGTTCGTGGCTGTCGTAAGTTATCTAGCCTGCCAGTGAGTTTTGTAAAGCTTATAAACTTGCGACATCTTGACATGACTTATACTCCGTTATTGAACAAGTTGCCTTTGGGGATAGGTGGGTTGACGAGTCTACAAACATTATCCAAGGTTATCATCGAAGAAGGTAACGGTTTTAAAATATCTGAGCTTAAGGGCCTATTTGATCTCCAAGGCGAGCTTTCCATCGAGTGCTTGGAGAAAGTGATACAACCAACAGAAGCAAACGATGCAAAGTTACAACAAAAAACAGGTCTTTATGAACTGAATATGAGATGGAGTGATGTTTGCGATGGTTTTCGGGATCCAGCTATTGAATATGAGGTATTTGAAAGGCTAAGGGCTCCCTCGAAGCTGAAAATACTGAGCATTTCATTCTATAACGGAATGAAATTTCCTAGTTGGATTGGGAATCCCAAATCATTTAATCATTTAACAGAGCTCAGGTTAATCGGCTGTGAAAACTGCACAGAATTACCAACGCTTGGGCATCTAAGTTCACTTCGGCAGTTGCGTTTGAGCAACATGAAAGCGGTGCAGACTGTTGGTATTGAGTTACTAGCACATACTAAACCTTTTCATGGCGATGCATTTCCTTCACTTGAATACTTGGAAGTTGAGGATATGCAATGTCTAGAGAAATGGTCGACcagtggtggtgacggtgtcgAGACTCCTCAATCATTTCTTAGACTTCGTGAAATTTCAATTAAAAGATGTGCGAAACTTGATAAGGTATCATTTGGATTGGTACCATCACTTGAGAAATTAACTGTAGAAGGATGTCCTGAAGTAGTGTTGAGAGACTTGGTTGGTGGGTCTTCATCAATCCGTACATTGAAGTTGGATGCAATTAAAGGGCTGACTCAACTGGACAGAGAAATCTTAAAACATTTTGGGGCAGTAGAAGATCTCACCATCTGGAATTGTGATGAATTGAGATACTTGTGGGAATCGGAATCGGAAGATTGCAGGTATCTTGGGAGTTTACAAAAGTTGTATGTATATCACTGTCCAAAGTTGGAATCAATTAATAAGGGAGAGAAAGAGGTGGTTCATGTGGAGAGTAGCATCATTATGGGATCTCTTAGAAAAGTCAGGCTTTGGAATTGTGATGCACTGGAGATTTATCGTTGTCCAAATAGTGTTGAGAGTTTGGATATACACAGTTGTGATTCAATAACATCATTAAGTTTCTCTAATTTGCAGGAGGAGGAGGACCTcccatcatcatcctcatcctcTAATTTGAAGTTTCTTAATATTGGAAATTGTAAGAATATAAAGTCAATTTCTCAGGAGCATTTGCAAAGTCTCACATCTTGTGATATATAA